One genomic window of Pirellulales bacterium includes the following:
- a CDS encoding multidrug efflux RND transporter permease subunit gives MRFAHFFIDRPVFAAVLSIVTVIVGAVAAFSLPISQFPDIAPPTVTVSASYPGANAKTVAATVATPIEEQVNGVEGMLYMSSQSTNDGNMALTLTFKLGTDLDIAQVQVQNRVAIATPVLPPDVQRAGIVVKKASPNITLGIAVYSPDGSRDPLYVSNYVTLQIKDELARVQGVGDLTIFGARDYSMRLWLNPENMASRNLTAGDVISAVQEQNVQVAAGIVGAAPLPPGRTSFQYTVSAQGRLIEPKEFGEIVVKTGADGSVTRLRDVARVELGAADYTTNTHYNGLPAVGIGVFQLPGSNAIATANAIYKRLNELRADFPSGIAYAIPYDTTTFVRDSIHDVVTTLFEAIALVALVVLVFLQNWRAALVPLLAIPVSLIGTFAVMAIFGFSLNNLSMFGLVLAIGIVVDDAIVVVENVDRWIEDGLSPREASFRALEEVTPAVIAIACGLTAVFVPVAFISGITGQFYRQFALTISFSTLLSAFNSLTLSPALAALILKPHKAKKDHLTRLIDMTVGWFFRLFDRGLEKLNAGYVILLRQAIRLSVLVLAVYAGLLFLTYLGFKSVPTGFIPQQDQGYLIVALALPDAAAIDRTDAVLNRMSAIALKRRGIEGTFAITGLNLLTGTNQTNTAAMFLPLKSFRERSGDPEQSAKALTEYLTEQYSHIQEGFCIVLLPPPVQGIGQAGGFKMQVEDRSGRATPQQLEAATDAVVADASQDPRLTSLFTSFRANVPQLYADVDRIKAKKENVSVTDIFQTLQVDLGSFYINDFNYLGRTYKVIAHADAPFRAVASDVGQLKTRNGAGAMVPLRTVMNLRDINDADRINRYNLYPSAEINGAGAPGISSGQAIEIMARLAKKDLPPGITYEWTELAYQEETAGNTALFIFPLCVLFVFLTHSAEYESFALSASIILIVPMCLLCGIAGVYLSRLDDNIFTQIGFVVLAGMSVKNAVLIVEFAKQQQEHHPNMRAMDAALNAAHLRLRPILMTSFAFILGAVPLLVATGAGAEMRQALGTVVFYGMLGVTFFGLFLTPVFYTVIRKLGGDKPIGAPHAPPIAAGTFVSDRADPSPR, from the coding sequence GTGCGATTCGCGCATTTCTTCATCGATCGGCCGGTGTTCGCCGCCGTGCTTTCGATCGTCACGGTGATCGTGGGCGCGGTCGCCGCGTTCTCGTTGCCCATCTCGCAGTTTCCCGACATCGCGCCTCCCACGGTCACCGTCAGCGCGAGTTATCCCGGCGCCAACGCAAAAACAGTCGCGGCGACCGTGGCGACGCCGATCGAGGAGCAGGTCAACGGCGTCGAAGGCATGCTCTACATGTCGAGCCAAAGCACGAACGACGGCAACATGGCGTTGACCCTTACGTTCAAGTTGGGCACCGATCTGGACATCGCCCAGGTGCAAGTTCAAAACCGGGTAGCGATCGCGACGCCGGTGTTGCCGCCCGACGTGCAGCGCGCGGGGATCGTGGTGAAAAAGGCTTCGCCCAACATCACGTTGGGCATCGCGGTCTATTCGCCCGACGGAAGTCGCGATCCGCTGTATGTGAGTAATTATGTCACCTTGCAGATCAAGGACGAGTTGGCCCGGGTGCAGGGCGTCGGCGACTTGACGATCTTCGGAGCGCGCGATTATTCGATGCGTCTTTGGTTGAATCCGGAGAACATGGCGTCGCGAAATTTGACGGCCGGAGACGTCATCTCCGCGGTGCAAGAGCAGAACGTTCAGGTTGCCGCGGGCATCGTGGGGGCGGCGCCGTTGCCCCCCGGGAGAACCTCTTTCCAGTACACCGTCAGCGCCCAGGGGCGGCTGATCGAGCCGAAGGAATTCGGCGAAATCGTCGTCAAGACCGGCGCCGACGGGAGCGTGACCAGACTGCGGGACGTAGCGCGAGTCGAGTTGGGGGCCGCCGATTACACGACCAACACGCACTACAACGGTTTGCCGGCCGTGGGGATCGGCGTTTTCCAGCTTCCTGGCTCCAATGCCATCGCTACGGCAAACGCAATCTACAAGCGGTTGAATGAACTGCGGGCCGATTTTCCCTCGGGAATTGCCTACGCAATTCCCTACGACACGACGACGTTTGTCCGAGACAGCATTCATGACGTCGTGACAACGCTGTTCGAGGCGATTGCCTTGGTGGCGCTCGTCGTCTTGGTGTTCCTGCAGAATTGGCGCGCGGCGCTGGTGCCCCTGCTGGCCATTCCCGTGTCGCTGATCGGGACCTTTGCCGTGATGGCGATCTTCGGTTTTTCGCTCAACAATTTGTCGATGTTCGGATTGGTGCTGGCGATCGGCATCGTCGTCGACGATGCCATCGTGGTGGTCGAAAACGTCGATCGCTGGATCGAAGACGGCCTGTCGCCGCGCGAGGCATCCTTTCGGGCGCTCGAGGAAGTGACGCCGGCCGTCATCGCCATCGCCTGCGGGTTGACGGCCGTCTTCGTGCCTGTCGCGTTTATCAGCGGGATTACGGGCCAGTTTTATCGCCAATTCGCTTTGACGATCTCGTTCTCGACGCTCTTATCCGCCTTCAACTCGTTGACGCTGAGCCCCGCTCTCGCGGCGCTGATCCTCAAACCGCACAAGGCCAAGAAGGATCACCTGACGCGGTTGATCGACATGACCGTCGGCTGGTTTTTCCGGTTGTTCGACCGGGGGTTGGAGAAATTGAACGCCGGCTATGTGATCCTGCTGCGGCAGGCGATTCGGCTCTCGGTGCTGGTTTTGGCCGTGTATGCCGGTCTGCTGTTTCTGACGTATTTGGGCTTCAAATCGGTGCCGACGGGCTTCATTCCTCAACAGGACCAGGGATATCTGATCGTCGCCTTGGCATTGCCCGACGCGGCGGCGATCGATCGGACTGACGCCGTGCTGAACCGGATGTCGGCAATCGCGCTCAAGCGGCGCGGGATCGAGGGAACATTTGCGATTACGGGACTGAACCTCCTGACGGGCACGAATCAGACGAACACGGCCGCGATGTTTCTGCCGCTGAAGAGCTTTCGCGAACGAAGCGGGGATCCCGAACAGTCGGCAAAGGCGCTTACGGAGTATCTCACCGAGCAATACAGCCACATTCAAGAGGGGTTTTGCATCGTGCTGCTGCCCCCGCCGGTTCAAGGTATCGGGCAGGCCGGCGGGTTTAAGATGCAAGTGGAAGATCGCTCCGGCCGGGCGACGCCGCAGCAACTCGAAGCCGCTACCGATGCGGTCGTGGCTGACGCCAGCCAGGATCCGCGATTGACGTCGCTCTTCACGTCGTTTCGCGCGAACGTCCCTCAATTGTACGCCGACGTCGATCGAATCAAGGCGAAGAAGGAGAACGTCTCGGTCACGGACATTTTTCAAACCCTGCAGGTCGATCTGGGCAGTTTTTACATCAACGACTTCAACTATCTCGGCCGAACTTATAAAGTGATCGCCCACGCGGATGCTCCGTTCCGCGCCGTGGCTTCCGACGTCGGTCAACTCAAGACGCGCAATGGGGCAGGCGCAATGGTGCCGCTCCGCACGGTCATGAATCTGCGCGATATCAACGACGCCGATCGAATCAATCGCTACAACCTTTACCCGTCGGCGGAAATCAATGGCGCCGGCGCTCCGGGGATCAGCAGCGGGCAGGCCATCGAGATCATGGCTCGCTTGGCAAAGAAAGACCTGCCGCCGGGGATCACCTACGAATGGACGGAACTGGCATATCAGGAAGAGACGGCCGGCAACACAGCGTTGTTTATCTTTCCGCTATGCGTGTTGTTTGTCTTTCTGACGCATTCGGCGGAGTACGAAAGCTTCGCACTTTCGGCCTCGATCATTCTGATCGTGCCGATGTGTTTGTTGTGCGGCATCGCGGGTGTTTATCTCAGCCGGCTGGATGACAACATCTTCACGCAGATAGGATTCGTAGTGCTCGCGGGGATGAGCGTCAAGAATGCAGTGCTGATCGTTGAATTTGCCAAACAGCAGCAAGAACACCATCCGAACATGCGCGCCATGGACGCGGCGCTCAATGCGGCGCATTTGCGGCTGCGGCCAATCCTAATGACGAGCTTCGCGTTCATATTGGGCGCGGTGCCGCTGCTCGTGGCCACTGGCGCCGGCGCGGAAATGCGGCAGGCCCTTGGCACCGTGGTGTTTTACGGCATGCTCGGGGTCACATTCTTCGGATTGTTTCTCACCCCGGTGTTTTACACCGTGATCCGCAAGCTCGGCGGTGACAAACCGATCGGCGCTCCGCATGCGCCGCCCATCGCGGCCGGCACATTTGTCAGTGATCGCGCGGATCCGAGTCCGCGCTGA
- a CDS encoding efflux RND transporter periplasmic adaptor subunit, whose amino-acid sequence MTPLALNTTAARRSYGQGTGFLLLLIVGLVGCGRSEPPMTPPPPPEVTVARPIQKDVVEWDVYTGHLQAPEVANIMARVSGLIVKMPFGEGAIVKQGDLLAVIDDRPFKADLDLKEAERKKSEAALAIARVTSRRLSALQRENSGAVSQQDVDNALAVVEQAEAALESAKAALESARLDLEWCRVLSPIDGRISYKMVTVGNLVNGGAGQATLLTTVQSVSPIYCYVDVDEQSVLKYQRLAQERKLLSAREGALPCNVQIGSDPPTQGVIDFLDNHVDPTTGTLRMRAVLKNASGELIPGLFARLSVPGSGRYHAQLVPDAAIGNDQNQHNLLVVGKDNKVSVRPVTLGALFGDLRAVASGIEPGDRVVVNGQMRARPGAVVVPNEVPIKVNPGSFSDPGDSVAVPPAESPSGKRDGSEFAAQPRSVKPKAGDR is encoded by the coding sequence ATGACGCCACTTGCATTGAACACAACGGCGGCCAGGCGATCGTACGGCCAGGGGACGGGCTTTTTGCTGTTGTTGATCGTGGGTTTGGTGGGCTGCGGAAGATCGGAGCCGCCGATGACTCCGCCGCCTCCGCCCGAAGTGACCGTTGCACGGCCGATTCAAAAGGATGTCGTGGAGTGGGACGTTTACACGGGGCACTTGCAGGCGCCCGAGGTGGCAAACATCATGGCGCGGGTGAGCGGGCTGATCGTCAAGATGCCGTTTGGCGAAGGAGCGATTGTCAAGCAAGGCGATTTGCTGGCTGTCATCGATGATCGGCCGTTCAAGGCGGATCTCGATCTAAAGGAAGCCGAGCGGAAGAAATCGGAGGCCGCCTTGGCCATCGCGCGGGTGACCTCGCGGCGGCTGTCGGCCTTGCAGCGCGAAAACTCCGGCGCCGTTTCGCAGCAAGATGTGGATAATGCCTTGGCAGTCGTCGAGCAGGCCGAGGCGGCGCTCGAGTCGGCGAAGGCAGCGCTCGAATCGGCGCGGCTCGATCTGGAGTGGTGCCGCGTGTTGTCGCCGATCGATGGCCGGATCAGCTACAAAATGGTGACGGTCGGCAATCTTGTCAACGGCGGCGCCGGACAGGCGACATTGCTCACCACCGTCCAATCCGTCTCGCCGATCTACTGCTATGTCGATGTCGACGAGCAATCGGTGTTGAAGTATCAGCGGCTCGCGCAGGAGCGAAAGCTGCTCAGCGCGCGCGAAGGTGCATTGCCATGCAACGTTCAAATCGGGAGCGATCCTCCCACTCAAGGCGTCATCGACTTTCTCGACAATCACGTCGATCCCACGACGGGGACCTTGCGGATGCGGGCCGTGCTGAAGAACGCTTCCGGCGAGCTGATTCCGGGCCTGTTTGCCCGGCTTAGCGTGCCGGGGAGCGGGCGCTATCATGCCCAACTGGTGCCCGACGCCGCGATCGGCAACGACCAGAACCAGCACAATTTGCTGGTCGTCGGGAAGGACAACAAGGTGTCGGTTCGACCGGTGACGCTGGGCGCTTTGTTCGGCGATTTGCGCGCCGTTGCCTCGGGCATCGAGCCGGGCGATCGGGTCGTCGTCAACGGACAGATGCGGGCACGTCCGGGCGCGGTCGTCGTGCCCAACGAGGTTCCGATCAAGGTGAATCCCGGCTCGTTTTCCGATCCGGGAGACAGTGTCGCCGTGCCGCCGGCTGAATCGCCGAGCGGCAAGCGCGACGGAAGCGAATTCGCGGCTCAGCCGCGCTCCGTCAAGCCCAAAGCCGGGGATCGATAA
- a CDS encoding ArsR family transcriptional regulator: protein MLVSLDDRVNPSYSFFMRPLYHPSLDEITVQGILYALSDPARVRILVELIDADCAKNCSAFLHIDKRPLPKSTVSQHFRILRESGLIRSLRKGTELQNQTRCAELKRRFGPMIAAILEAFHDEARRHK from the coding sequence ATGTTAGTATCACTGGACGACCGAGTCAATCCATCGTATAGTTTTTTCATGCGTCCGCTCTATCATCCTTCACTCGACGAGATCACTGTTCAGGGCATCTTGTATGCCCTGTCCGATCCGGCGCGCGTGCGAATCCTCGTCGAGTTGATCGATGCCGACTGCGCCAAGAACTGTTCGGCGTTCTTGCACATTGACAAGCGGCCGTTGCCCAAGTCGACCGTGTCTCAGCACTTCAGAATCCTGCGCGAGTCAGGGCTGATCCGCAGTCTCCGCAAAGGCACTGAGCTCCAGAATCAAACGCGATGTGCCGAGCTCAAAAGGCGGTTCGGTCCTATGATCGCCGCAATTCTAGAGGCGTTTCACGACGAAGCGCGGCGGCACAAATGA
- a CDS encoding ABC transporter ATP-binding protein: MRLLIPYRFETFWILASATTATLIGLLPPAGTKFIIDYGLGHERPPERWLRLFPALADPRRLLLLTVLAVSIVSLLKILIQICGRWYATKISKQIQLDVRRRVFEHAVRLPLHRVHEIRSGGVASILREDGGSVGELMFGMLFNPWSAIIQLIGSLAILAWVDWSLLLGALVLLPTVFVTHRAWINNIRPQFRVIRKQREQIDAGATESFAGMRIVRAFSRQKREAARFTTENNLMARQELYAWWWMRGVETAWEVLIPVASAGLLFFGGLRVLAGHMTVGDLMMFLVYLLMLLEPLATLAQSATQFQNSLSGLDRVLDLLGESREMPSTPDSLKADRHAILGDIAMVHVSFTYPGADQPALSDVCLSVAAGQTVALVGPSGAGKTTLSNLVARFYDPTSGRVALDGRDLRDYDVESFRTLLGIVEQDVFLFDGTIAQNIGYARRDATPGEIRAAAAAANATEFIDRMTDGMQTVIGERGVRLSGGQRQRLAIARAILADPKLLILDEATSNLDTDSERLIQQSLANLMRGRTSFVIAHRLSTIARADLIVVVEHGRISQTGTHSELMSRGGKYRAMVEQQIDMTLGNINPAPANGTDFARA; the protein is encoded by the coding sequence TTGCGGCTGCTGATCCCCTATCGATTTGAAACGTTCTGGATTCTCGCATCGGCGACGACCGCGACTTTGATCGGTCTGCTGCCGCCGGCGGGAACGAAGTTTATCATCGACTACGGTTTGGGCCATGAACGGCCGCCGGAGCGTTGGCTGCGGCTATTTCCGGCGCTCGCTGATCCCAGGCGCCTTCTATTACTGACGGTGCTTGCCGTTTCGATCGTCTCGCTTTTGAAGATCCTGATCCAGATTTGCGGACGTTGGTACGCGACGAAAATCTCCAAGCAAATCCAGTTGGACGTTCGCCGCCGAGTATTCGAGCATGCCGTGCGATTGCCGCTCCACCGCGTGCACGAGATTCGTTCCGGAGGTGTGGCGTCGATTCTGCGGGAAGATGGCGGTAGCGTCGGCGAGTTGATGTTCGGCATGCTGTTCAATCCATGGAGCGCCATCATTCAGTTGATCGGCAGCCTTGCAATTCTGGCCTGGGTCGACTGGTCGCTGCTTCTCGGGGCGCTGGTGCTTCTGCCAACCGTGTTCGTGACCCATCGCGCTTGGATCAACAACATTCGGCCCCAATTTCGCGTGATTCGCAAACAGCGGGAGCAAATTGACGCGGGCGCCACGGAATCGTTCGCCGGAATGAGGATCGTCCGCGCATTCAGCCGACAGAAGCGCGAGGCGGCTCGGTTTACAACGGAGAACAACTTGATGGCCCGCCAGGAGCTATACGCCTGGTGGTGGATGCGTGGTGTCGAAACGGCTTGGGAAGTTCTGATTCCCGTTGCCAGCGCCGGACTGCTCTTCTTCGGCGGACTGCGCGTGCTCGCCGGTCACATGACCGTGGGCGATCTGATGATGTTTCTGGTTTATCTGCTGATGCTCCTGGAGCCGCTTGCCACGCTTGCACAAAGCGCTACGCAATTTCAAAACAGCCTCAGCGGTCTCGATCGGGTGCTCGACCTGTTGGGCGAATCGCGCGAGATGCCGTCCACTCCAGACTCCTTGAAAGCGGACCGCCATGCGATCCTCGGGGATATTGCAATGGTGCATGTGTCCTTCACCTATCCCGGCGCCGACCAACCCGCGCTCAGCGACGTCTGCCTCTCGGTTGCCGCCGGGCAAACGGTTGCCTTGGTTGGACCCAGCGGCGCGGGCAAAACAACGCTCAGTAATCTGGTGGCCCGCTTTTATGATCCGACTTCCGGTCGTGTGGCCCTCGACGGACGTGACCTGCGCGACTACGACGTGGAATCGTTTCGCACGCTGCTGGGAATTGTCGAGCAGGATGTGTTTCTGTTCGACGGGACGATCGCTCAAAACATCGGCTATGCCAGACGCGACGCGACTCCCGGCGAAATCCGTGCGGCGGCCGCTGCCGCCAACGCCACCGAGTTCATCGATCGCATGACCGACGGAATGCAAACGGTCATCGGCGAGCGGGGCGTGCGGCTCAGCGGCGGCCAACGACAGCGGCTGGCCATCGCCCGCGCAATCCTCGCGGATCCTAAATTGTTGATTCTCGACGAAGCCACCAGCAACCTTGACACCGACAGCGAACGACTGATCCAGCAAAGCCTCGCGAATCTCATGCGCGGCCGGACCAGTTTCGTAATCGCACATCGCTTGAGCACGATCGCCCGCGCCGATTTGATTGTCGTCGTGGAACACGGCCGAATCAGCCAAACCGGAACGCATTCGGAACTGATGTCCAGAGGGGGAAAATATCGCGCCATGGTGGAGCAGCAAATCGACATGACATTGGGGAATATCAACCCCGCGCCGGCGAATGGCACTGACTTCGCCCGAGCCTAG
- a CDS encoding metal-dependent transcriptional regulator, which yields MANQLTRAVEDYLKAIHRLGGVDKMISPVDLSARLQVRAASVTGMLRRLSEGGWVAYTVGQGARLTAKGTAEARRVIRRHRLMELFLTRVLGLDWSEVDAEAEALEHAMSARLEQAIAEFLGEPLEDPHGHPIPTREGKLTHRDLRPLHSFEPGDRVVIREVQDDRPDRLRRWSDLGLRPGALVTLVSRQPLDGTFHVLVGGQVAVLGAEGLAGLLVEPVAPARACRPAAKKARRKGEAG from the coding sequence ATGGCGAATCAACTGACCCGAGCCGTCGAGGACTATCTTAAGGCAATTCATCGCCTGGGCGGGGTCGATAAGATGATCTCGCCCGTGGACCTTTCTGCACGGTTGCAAGTCCGGGCCGCTTCCGTGACCGGAATGCTCAGGCGGTTGTCCGAAGGGGGATGGGTCGCCTACACGGTCGGGCAAGGCGCGCGTTTGACGGCCAAGGGTACGGCTGAAGCGCGGCGAGTGATCCGTCGACACCGTCTGATGGAATTGTTTCTCACGCGCGTTTTGGGGTTGGATTGGAGCGAGGTTGACGCGGAAGCCGAGGCATTGGAGCATGCAATGTCCGCCCGTCTGGAGCAGGCGATTGCGGAATTCCTAGGGGAACCGCTTGAGGATCCGCATGGTCATCCGATCCCAACTCGCGAAGGAAAGCTTACCCACCGAGATCTTCGTCCGTTGCATTCTTTCGAGCCCGGCGATCGCGTGGTGATTCGCGAAGTGCAGGACGATCGCCCCGACCGATTGCGGCGCTGGTCCGATCTCGGACTTCGCCCCGGCGCCCTCGTCACTTTGGTCAGCCGCCAACCTCTCGACGGCACTTTCCACGTTCTGGTCGGAGGTCAGGTTGCCGTTTTGGGCGCTGAAGGGCTTGCCGGTCTTCTCGTCGAGCCGGTCGCGCCTGCCCGGGCCTGCCGGCCCGCCGCAAAAAAGGCGCGGC